DNA sequence from the Ochotona princeps isolate mOchPri1 chromosome 5, mOchPri1.hap1, whole genome shotgun sequence genome:
CGCAAAAGGATGCCTGGCGGGGGTTAGTCTTCTGCCAATGACAACAGGCATCATCCTAACCCATGGGGACCTTTGTTTCACAGAACACACAGACCCCAGAGCAGCAAGGTTTTCTCTGAAGTTTTCCTCCATGGAGGTCATCTCTGTAGGAGGTAAGAACCTGGGCAAAGGCATGCTTTCACAACTGCCACTGTATGGTGGGGTGACCTTTGCGATTTGTAATTTTTACAATATTCCTTGGACACCTGTTGTGACAGGCCAGACCTGCAATCTGGGCTCAGACACAATAGGACAGATAACCTCTTGTGAAGTAGAAAGTGAAGGTCATCCTGTCTTGTATTGTCATGCACTACACTTTCTCCAGATCAAGCAGTGTTTCTCAAAAAGTGTGGTCCACAGACCACCTGCCACGTCAGAGCTTTCCTGGGCCTGACACTTAGCCATTGAAGTAGAGTCCTGCAAGAAGGGTCAGGCAACACCTGTCAGCCGGTCCCCCAGATGATGTGCAAGTTTGAGGACTGTAAGGTTAGGGACCTCTCAGATTTGTCCAAGAAGTCAGAATGGGCTACAAGACCCATATAAATTCTACAGAAGCTTTTCCTATTGTAGGCCCTGGCCAGCAGTGAGAGCCAGCAACTCAGGCTCTGAGAGAGTGCCCAGAGTCAACAAGGAAagtccctggcactgggcacAGTGGAGATGCTTCCAGATCAACAAAATCCCTATAGGTTAGTCACCTCCATTCTCTAGAAACCGAGTCAAGGCAAAACTTAGGGTCAGCATGCGAAAGGCCTGGCCAGTGCGGAGCACAGATTTCTTTGTAGACTTTGCAGAGCTCCTGAGTGGAAAGGGGCCTATAGAGAAGGTGGGAGTTGCGAGGTTTGTGTTAGGAGGAAGGTGGGCAGAGCTTCATCATGGAGGGAACAGGGCCCCGGCCCCTATCCCTCACCCAGCATCCTGCACTCTGTGGCTCTACCAACTTAAATAACTTTTAttacaaaaggaagaaaacaaaagaccaATACATCTCCCCCCAAGTTTTCCCCATGGGCTTCCTCCCTCCATGCCAATAAATAAGGTGGGGGGGGAGAGACTggctggaggtgggggtgaggagcATGGTTCAGCAGAAGAGGGAGCTTAGCCTGGGAAGGGGTGCAGCCCCAGCCCCTTCTGCAGCCACTTTGGTCATGCTGGCCAGAACACAGCACACTGCCAGAGACTGTCTCAGGTGGTGCTGGGAGGAGTGTAGCCAGGCAGGAAGGCCACGCCCCATCCCAGAGATGGCCAGGAGGGCTGCCTGCCCTCTGTGGGCCACCTTGGTTCTGGGTGACTGTGAGTCcagacagctccctgctgggtCCAGGGCATCTAGCAGCAACAAGTGAGGGGCAAGTCCATGGGAGGGCAGCACCTCTTCCTCCTGCGTGCGGTCCATCACCAATAGTGAAGAGGCAGACACTAGTCCCCAAAGGAAACCAGAGAAAATAGTCCCCAACACATATATGATGTAGTCCTTCccacagagagaggtggggtataGAAAACCAGAACAAGAACTGATGGCTGAGTGAACCCCTGTGCCAGCCTCCAGGTGTGTATACTAGGcagacccctcccccaccccataccAGCTCCATGGCTGCAccctggtgggggcagggataCTGGCAGTGTCCAGTCTCAATGAGGCAGGAGGTGGCAGAGACCAGTGCCCCCAGCGGGGTCTCTTTTAGAGCCAGGGCTCCCCTGGCAAGGAAGGTTTTTGCACCCAGCACTGCAGTTCCAGAGTGGAGGACTGGGGTCCTTTCAACTCCCgaccccggacatgcccagtgggtggaagctgcCGTCTTCCAGCAGGAGGCGTCCCAGGCGGTAGAGCAGCTGAGGATACCAGTGCACACCCTCCCCCAAGGTCCAGCTCCCCCATGCCAAGCTGTGGAACAGTCGCAGGGGCCAGAAGGCCAGCTGAGCCAAGCGGTGGTCTGCCACAGCCGCGAAGCAGGAAGCCACCACATCTTCTACCACTAGCGTCCCATGCCTCGTGAGCGGGGCATAAGCCCCGAGGGCCACATGTGTGGAGACAGAGGCCACCTTGGCAGGCTGCAGGCCGGGCACTCCGGCCACCAGCACATACTGGCCAGGTTGCACGTGGCTGGCAAACGTGGCCCGGAATTGGGCCGCCGTCTCTGTGTGATTGTCAGCGGTGAAGAGCAGATGCGCAGGGGTGAGCTCCAGGCGCCGTGGAGGGTCCTGGGTCTCGATGACCTGGAAGGCCCTCAGCCTGTCTGGCTCACGGTCCAGGAAGATGAGCACATCGCTGAAGGTGGGATTTCCATCCTCCCCCATGGCTAGTACCCGGTCCCCGGGCCTCACGGCAGACAAGGCCACACGAGCCCCACTCTCTAGGCGCACTTGTGCTCCAGCTGGGAAGCAGCCACCGGTTTTGGCAGCTGCTGAGTGCTCTGCAGGAAGAAGGGACATAATGGAGTTACTGCTGGGGGGGCTCAGTACCACCTCCAGGCTCAGTATCTCTGTCCCAGACACCCCCAGCCAACCACATGCACTTCTGCTCCTGGGGAATGCCCAGCCCTTTCTGCATTATAGCCCCTTCCTCTCACTTCTTAACAAGGCTCCAAACCCCAACCTGCCCTGTGATCTTCTGCCCACCTCCTCACTAGCCTGACCCTTTGCCAATGAGAGGACAAACTGGGCCTTGAGACCCAGAGGGTGAGAGCAGAAGTGCCCTCTCGAACCCAGGAGACTCCTGGTGTCAGGAGCTGTTCCCATCCTGACAGAGGTCCAGGGCTACTGCAGCCAGGCCCTGGTTGCCTGACACCTGCACCAGGACATGTCCCTCAGCGCCTCGGGGGGCTGACATTTCCCAGCCTTTGCTCAGATGCAAATCATCCTTAGGCTGGCACCCTAAGTTGTGTGGAAGAGCAGACCCCTCAATCtacaggagggagggtggggccaGCTCAGGGACCATTCAGAGTGACAGACAGGGGCAGGCTGAGCCAAGGACACAATTGTCGTCTTTGGTTCCCATGCAGGGTCTTGTGCAGGACAGGACACAGTGGCATTAGTGGCAGCTGGAGAACAGTGTTTGTGGGTCAGCACTGGCTacccaggggctgggcaggggccagggtcaAGGGTCGTGTGACTTGACGTAAACATAATTGGTGCTGAGCAGAACTGAGGCTGTGAGCTGGTGTGGGACCTCCACTGGAAGGCCAGCAAGAACTGGGCATTCCAGGTCTCTGTGTGCCCCACCTGTGGGTGCAATTTGTGCTCCACGCTGAGGCACCCACGGCTGGGCTCAGGGTAGGAGGGAGGAGGCGAGGCCCCTAAACACCTGCCAATTCTGATCAACAAGGCGGCCAATCTAGAAAAAAATCCACTTTATTGAGTCCATTTTTGTTCTGGCTCGCGTGGCTGGCTTTGCCCCAGAATGTCCAGCTTTGGGGGCTCTGGTGAAGACATGTGGGGACGCCTGCGCCCCCTCTGACCTGCAGCTGTGTAGTGTGCTCTGAATCGCTAGGCTTCTGGCCCCTGATCCCACCCCCAGCCTTGTCCTGCACCGGGCtgcgggctgggggagggagggaagtggtggTGTCTGTTTAGCCTGGCTTCTTCCATCCATCTCCAGCTTGCTCTGTGGTGCACCTGCTGCGGCAGGCTCAGGACCGAAGATTGCTAT
Encoded proteins:
- the IHH gene encoding indian hedgehog protein, coding for MSPARLRPRPRLRFCLLLLLLLVPAARGCGPGRVVGSRRRPPRKLVPLAYKQFSPNVPEKTLGASGRYEGKIARSSERFKELTPNYNPDIIFKDEENTGADRLMTQRCKDRLNSLAISVMNQWPGVKLRVTEGWDEDGHHSEESLHYEGRAVDITTSDRDRNKYGLLARLAVEAGFDWVYYESKAHVHCSVKSEHSAAAKTGGCFPAGAQVRLESGARVALSAVRPGDRVLAMGEDGNPTFSDVLIFLDREPDRLRAFQVIETQDPPRRLELTPAHLLFTADNHTETAAQFRATFASHVQPGQYVLVAGVPGLQPAKVASVSTHVALGAYAPLTRHGTLVVEDVVASCFAAVADHRLAQLAFWPLRLFHSLAWGSWTLGEGVHWYPQLLYRLGRLLLEDGSFHPLGMSGVGS